AAATGGCCTTCAGAGTCATCATGGCTACATGGTATAAGAATGGAAGCTTTGAAGTATATGTCAACTCAAACCTTCTTTTCCTTGCGAAAAAGATGGGGGGAATGCAGAGTTCTGATAGAGACACACAAAGCTTTTGGTTTGGGttgttcatagcctttgcatgtcCGAAGCTACAGCTGCCGCGTGTGTGgatcacaagagagagagagagagagagagagagagagagagagagagagagcttaagAGTGTATCAATCAATTGATTGAATCTCACTCTCATAATTACTTGATCTGAATATAGTTCATGAAGAAGGTAGCCTCATCTCCTATCCAATTTACTTTGACGCAAttgcaccattttatatgtcgATTGGCCTACTCAATCATAAAATTAAGTGCAAATATAATCAAGATCGAAGACGTTCGATCCATCTTCAAATATCCATAGtttcaacataatatcatattatcatcatcCATCTTCGGGTCGGGGTATTAAAAATGGTATCTAGATATTTCTCACAAATGCATGAAGAGGAACTCCAGTGGCAGCATTTGGTGGTGAATTCCAGTCTTTGATTGATTTCTAGTTGTTGTCAGTGAGTCGAGTAGAACAAAGATTAAACATGACAATACTCTTTAACTAAATATTCAATTTGGAGAGAGagaaaacaagattgtatttgatTGGAATGCATTCGAGGCTGGTCACTCAAGACATACAACATTACATGGTGACACCATGAGTTGCCTGGAACACCTTGTTATAACACCCAGAAGAGCATGGGTTCACATCAACATCCATTTCCTTCTAAATCAGGCCGCATACTTTTTTCGATGTGAGAAAACTTACACTGGTGGAATAACCAATCACATTGTCCAATCTGATGCTAAGAACACTAGAGTAGCAAAAGCCACATCGTTCATAGTGGCCACAGTTCAATACTGTGTTTCTTTGACTAAATGGTTCATCTCAGCATATAGAGAGAGAATCTCATGCTCTTTTATCACTTCCATGAAATCATAGGTGGTGCTCACAAAACTAAGCAAGAAGCCAAAACATTGCACTCAGGTTATGATAGCATTATCCCTTAGCTTCTGATTGAGAGGTTTGCTTCCTGTTATGATGTATCGACCGAGGGACAAAAGCAAAGCCACGAGCATTACGATGACCAAAGCTTATGCTCGAAGGAGAAGAATCCGATGTGCTCAGCTTTGATACAGCAGAAACAAGATCATCCATCCTCTCAACTTCCATTTCTGTTTCCTTCCCCTCCTTGAGACTAGCCTTTTTTGGTCTATACTTCTGGTAAATTTGCTTCGAACTTTTCCTATCAACATCCATATCAGTATTGTTCGATGCCTCCTTTGGATAGCTAGCTTGCCTTCGTAGATGTTTTTGGCGTTGGTGCTTGGAAGGATGTGCCCTTTTGTAGAATTCAAATGTAGTAGGAAACTTGTGTTTGTCAACAAGGTGCTGCTGTCGACTCTTATAACTCTTCAACTTGACTCCACAGCCTTCGACCAAACATTCATACTGATTCATACATgatacatttacttcaaaaaatcATACAAATGAGAAACATAATTATTTACATatcaatcataatattttatgatCCATAAGTCTTAAGTTCAAGAAATATAACTGCAGTTAGTAGCTTCAAAATGACTAAGCAATAACAAGAAGGTATAAATGAAAACCATAAACTTGCAAGTTATTTTTCTGATGAGATAGCATTAGGTCCTTCAGGAAGGAGAACGAAAGCTACCAAATAGGACACATTGCATGTTGCAGCAAAATACCAATGTGACAATATCAGAAACCAAAAGAAGTCTTCCCCCCTCAGGGCCAACAGGACAAGGCATCACAACTTGCTCGACAGGAGAAAGGAATCTCCTGTTACTGATGATTGAAAATTCATATATGTGATGTCTTTACTGACATTCAACTAACCTCAACTTATTATCAGGTGATTGAGAAAACTCCTATTGGATATAAGAAAGGCAACTTCTGTTCTACTCTTTACAATAAACAAGAATAGCATAGCACATTTATTTATAAACCACAGCACACAACATCAAGCCAAAACCGGTCTATAAAAGAAATCCTGTCTTGTTGCCACTTTCCCCTTCTTTTAGATAATTCAACTATTTTTGGTATTGTTTCTAACAGCTATTTTAGAAGTTGAATTAGACTGTTAATGAGTCTATTCTGAGTGATGATTTCTGTCTAACAAATGGAAAATTCATATAGGTTCGATTCAAATTGATTTAGGCCCCCTTCCTGCTAATTCTTCTTAGTACTTGTGCTCTTTAGGTGCAATGCATTGAAAACAATGTTTCCTATTCAAAGATAATTATATTAACTACAACACAAGGAAGCTAAAGGCAGGATTAGATAGAGAAATAGGTAAAGTTTCAGGGTTGTTAAGTCTGTTTTTGGGGTACACATTGTTAATATCAGACTATAGGGACCTCAGCTTTAAGAAAAAAGTAAGTTtatattcaaaactgaaaaatagTCCTCTTATCTCAACTATTTTTCTACAGAAAAAATGTTTTTCCCTTCCCCTCCCTGATTTGCTCTGTCCCTTATCTAATAGCAGACATATTACTTACTCTTTGCTATTTCAAGGGAACCTCAGGTTCAGTTGTCAACTGTACGCTAACGATAACTTGTGATCAAATCATGCAATTATCAGTAAGCATTTACACTTTTCCAACCATCTAGTCAAAGAACCTTTATAGAGTTCTTAACGACCATCACAAGTAACCCAACAGAGTAAAGCATTCATCCCATTCACATACTTCACTTAAATTAGATTGGCAAGGGTCAAACCTTGCTAAGAAGCAAGAACCTGATTATGAGAGCTTCTCAGATTAACAATGCACAATTCAACTATTAAAGAActtgaaattaagaaaaaaatttaacataATTAGTCCctcttcatttttaaattttgaactttcGTTTTAAGAGCAATGCTTAGGTTTTAAAATTCTGAAATTAGATCCTGTGAGCTCACTGTTCTTCCTTTTTTTGTCAACAATGTTTTCGTTATGGTCTTGTTGTTGTGTAAGAACTATTTACAAAATCTATTCTTTCCTAGAAAAGCAGTGCACAATGATTTCTTTTCTTCCAGTGCTACACATGACAGTAGGAACTTTTTGCTGTACTAAAGATAACAGAAAGGGACTTACCATCAGAAAACCACGTGCAACTTTGGCCTGAAAGAATGAATCATGGGCTTCAGAGATATGTATACTAAGTAAACGTGATGTTGGGAAAACTCTCGAACACACCGAACATGAAGCAGTGTGACGAGCATGGTAGTGATCTTCAAAGTCCTCCAAACAATCTAATCGAGCAGCACAACCAACAATAGGGCAAAAAACAGATCTGCAATCAATAAGAAGTTAACCCACAATACATTGATTAATCGAAATGAGTAAAACTTTTCAAGTTTTAGAAAAAGTAAATAACACTTTCTCTACTGAAGATATGAATCCTGATGCAGAAGTGCAAAACAGTGCAGTTTTACTTCTGATCTACAAACTTAGACAGGAGTTTGCTCAACATTAGCATGGTGACTGTGAAGTATTTACTTGTGAAGACAATTACTGAGTTCCATACCATTTCCACTATTACGGGATTGATTATATAAAAGACCCAAGATCCAGAACAAAGATTTATAGTTTGATGTCACGACAACAAGCTAGTGATGTGACAACAAGTTGGTACTACCTCAGGGCCGGGCAGATGGTGGATAAGCATACCTTTGGCATGGTATGAACTATGAAGCCCCAAGCTCGACAACAACAGAAAAATACGGTGGTGGACAGACTACCATGAGAGGTACAAGCAATCCATGATTAGTAATATCTTATGGAAATTTAGTAGGATCAATTGTGATATGTAAAATTATCATCAGCCTCAACAAAGTTGGTTTCAAAATCCTATCCAAATGGAAGTTGCTTGTTAATCCAGGACAAGTTGATGGATAAAAAAAGGTTTGAAAATTGACATTTAAGCTCATGTAACTACAGAGGCACCCTCCAAGGTTCCATTTGAAACCTACATAAAAGGGCAGAATGTACCATGCCAAAAGTTATTGGTGCATGCCATGTGGACCTATTCTGAAATGGTAGCTGTTTTCGGCCTGTGTCATGAAAtacacaacaacaataacaataacaacaagaaaCCGTACAGGAGTGGAAAATCACTAAGGTACATCTCATAGTATCTGATTGGATAAATCAGATAATTAAAGCAATGTATCCATATCAAAGTAAGGCAGCAAGACAAAAGATTTAATGGTTCAAATAAGATTGACCAGCAGGAACAGGACAAACACCATTGAGAACAATATATACTACTAGTACTACTACTAGGTTCAGTAAAGAAATCTGCGAACCTCAAAAATAAGATACTAGCAAAGAGTCacagtaaaaaatataaacaacTTATCATTAAATTCCAAGACTTGATCACAACAATGGCcaaattatgccaagaaaatttcaaaatattcataaacAATGTAGAAGTATTGTGAGAAAAAAGTGCATACTCAGTGTTTGCAACTTCCATTTTCTGGAGCTGATATCTTTCATCTTCAGTTAGATCCAATGCTACCTAAAAGAATTATGAAGAGACacacaaagaaagaaaaacatgTTACATGTAAAAGTTAGATTGCGCTAGTGGCATCTTAAATCATggatgaaatcaagaaaaatatgcacACATGCTATTGACTAATAAAATGTATgcataaaaataatcaaaacaaGTACTGGAAAGAAGCTAAATAGTCATCATCTCCTAGCCTTTTCCCATCTATGTAAAATCAAATAGTGCAAATTACATGGAGGACATTGACAAATTATTCTCCAATCCTTACCAACCAGATATGAACCTTCTAAGGCTTATTTTGAATCGGTGAAGATAAGCAAAGGCAGTCAAAGGGAAAATAAGGAGTGGAAAGATCTGTTCCATGATTGTGCTTAAGACTCATAAGCCTAGTCTCTGAAGACAGCAAATCTTATAGTGGAAAATCCTACGTGATTACTGAACAACACATGATCTACTTACACTCAGTTGACAATGGATATTACTAAAGGTAAAAGTTTGGGCATCTGGAAAAAGTTATTTTTTACCTtgttaaatataataaatgaagaGTTGAAGCCCAATTTTACTATCAACAGACGAACAAGGCTGTCAAATACTCATCTCATTCGTGTATTTGCCTGAACGAGATAGTCATGCTACCTGGAGAGTTCCTAATACACTGAAGCAAATCATCTAGGAAGATCTATTCTTCAGTTGTGTTGCAAATAGTGTCGGCTTTTCAAAGAGTTTGTACGGATTTATCTCCCTTTGTTTACACTTTAGCCCCTGTTCTTCTTCTGAACGGTTGATCTCCGCTATAAACACACGGGATTATTTGATCCCTACAATTCTGTAGGGATTTTCCCCCAAATTATAACCTGAATCGAATCGGTATTCAGATACAATGAATCGGTCAGATCCCGACCTTTACAAACCCTAAGATTAAAACTTTGCCATGAATCAACGAAAAATGTGCAAACAACAAACAGACATCGTGAGGGCTTCTGCATAAGAAATAAGCGTTAAAGAAAGCAAGGAGGACCGGGTAGAGCAGACAAAGAGAAGGAGAGGGCTTACTTGTTTGGCGAGGAGCTCGCGTTCGATATTCCCGGCGGAGAAGAAGGGGTCATCGGGCATAAGCCTTCGCCGTGATGCGATCCACCACCGGGACCCCAGCCCTACTTCCTCTCCGCCACTTGATTCCATCGCCAGCGACTGCAGAAGGGTTTCGAGCTTCGAATTCGAATGGGCAGTGCGCGTCGAAGTCGGCCGTTCCGTCGTACGAGAACGAGATCGTTATATATATGCGCCTCCGATTCCCAACGCTTACATGTCcgttacaaaataataataataatacgtaAAATAAAAGATGGTTTTCTTAAAAAATACtatgatattttataatatatatatatcccttattttcttctttttttaaataatatttttaatttaaaaatatttaaattatccctcaatttttttttgtttattagaGTATTTTGActaccataataaaaatattataaataatttaagtgGGGACTTCTAACCTCAATAAAACAAACTATAAACTTAAAAATATGCCATTATAATAGTTTATGAGTAATTACAATTAAAAATACATAATTTGATATTGcttagaatattttttaaaataatattttattggataAACCTGAGACAAACAAAAGCACTGCAACATTTGAATGCTGATTAAAAACAATATTGACAAAAAAAACTTttttaagagatattttaggtattttattAAATTAGGATTACTGTTTAGGAAATATcttctataaaataattaaatatgaatatttatataaaaatatatatatataatatatctgttAGGGCAAATGACGATATATGATTTTTCTCAACAAAGTAAAGATATTTTCTTGTATAGttgaaaaatcttatctgctatcaaatcCTCTAATCTAATCTGCTAATCATCAACACCTCACACTAACCCATCAACTCTACTTTACCACCTTGGCTCCACCtgaccaacaaaaaaaaaaccttgTTAATCCACATAATAGGGTTGTATGGCTAATGAGCTG
The window above is part of the Musa acuminata AAA Group cultivar baxijiao chromosome BXJ2-6, Cavendish_Baxijiao_AAA, whole genome shotgun sequence genome. Proteins encoded here:
- the LOC103987992 gene encoding uncharacterized protein LOC103987992 — its product is MESSGGEEVGLGSRWWIASRRRLMPDDPFFSAGNIERELLAKQVALDLTEDERYQLQKMEVANTESVFCPIVGCAARLDCLEDFEDHYHARHTASCSVCSRVFPTSRLLSIHISEAHDSFFQAKVARGFLMYECLVEGCGVKLKSYKSRQQHLVDKHKFPTTFEFYKRAHPSKHQRQKHLRRQASYPKEASNNTDMDVDRKSSKQIYQKYRPKKASLKEGKETEMEVERMDDLVSAVSKLSTSDSSPSSISFGHRNARGFAFVPRSIHHNRKQTSQSEAKG